The Saccharothrix variisporea genome has a segment encoding these proteins:
- the pgsA gene encoding phosphatidylinositol phosphate synthase, with protein sequence MLNIFARASVSRVTDPIGAWLLRRGLTPNVVTVAGTVGSVAASLWFIPRGMLFVGAAVVTAFVLFDLIDGAMARAQGGGTKFGAVLDASCDRIADGALFAAVAWWCFGAGEKGLAAAALVSLVGAQVISYVKARAEASGLSADGGVAERAERFIVVLVGVGLHGLGVPYILPVALYLLAALVVVTVVQRVVAVWRAAKELGT encoded by the coding sequence ATGCTGAACATCTTCGCCCGCGCGTCGGTCTCGCGCGTCACCGATCCGATCGGGGCGTGGCTGCTGCGCCGCGGCCTCACGCCGAACGTCGTCACGGTCGCCGGGACCGTGGGGTCCGTTGCCGCCTCGCTGTGGTTCATCCCGCGCGGGATGTTGTTCGTCGGGGCTGCCGTGGTCACGGCGTTCGTCCTGTTCGACCTGATCGACGGCGCGATGGCGCGGGCGCAGGGCGGTGGGACGAAGTTCGGGGCCGTGTTGGACGCCAGTTGTGACCGGATCGCGGACGGGGCCCTGTTCGCCGCCGTGGCGTGGTGGTGCTTCGGGGCCGGGGAGAAGGGGCTGGCCGCGGCCGCCCTGGTGTCGCTGGTCGGGGCGCAGGTCATCTCGTACGTGAAGGCGCGGGCGGAGGCGTCGGGGCTGTCCGCTGACGGCGGCGTGGCCGAGCGGGCCGAGCGGTTCATCGTCGTGCTGGTCGGGGTCGGGCTGCACGGGTTGGGCGTGCCGTACATCCTGCCCGTGGCGCTGTACCTGCTGGCCGCGCTGGTCGTGGTCACGGTCGTGCAGCGGGTGGTGGCCGTGTGGCGTGCCGCGAAGGAGCTGGGGACATGA
- a CDS encoding glycosyltransferase family 4 protein has translation MKVGIVCPYSFEVPGGVQAHVVDLARALRSLGHEVEVLGPADDDTPVPEFVTPAGRAVSIPYNGSVARLSFGPVSFARVRRWIAEHDFDVLHLHEPTAPSLSMLALMVADGPIVATFHTSTPRSKMLAAFQGVLQPFLEKITARIAVSALARRVQVEHLGGDAVEIPNGVDVGFFADASPLDGYPRPGGTVGFVGRFSEPRKGMPVLLEAFRELPPEVRLLVVGRGDEDEFRKAAGPELAARTVFLGMVDDETKARALRSVDVYCAPNTGGESFGIILTEAMSAGAAVVASDLDAFRRVLDDGKAGVLTPVGDSAALAAALRELLADPGRRAEYVDAARQRVMTYDWAVVAAQVLRVYESAMAADPRRVGEA, from the coding sequence GTGAAGGTCGGCATCGTCTGCCCGTACTCCTTCGAGGTCCCCGGAGGGGTGCAGGCGCACGTGGTCGACCTGGCACGCGCCCTGCGGTCGCTGGGGCACGAGGTCGAGGTGCTGGGGCCGGCGGACGACGACACCCCCGTGCCCGAGTTCGTCACGCCCGCCGGGCGCGCGGTGAGCATTCCCTACAACGGGTCCGTGGCGCGGCTGTCGTTCGGGCCGGTGTCGTTCGCGCGGGTGCGGCGGTGGATCGCGGAGCACGACTTCGACGTGCTCCACCTGCACGAACCCACCGCGCCGTCGCTGTCGATGCTGGCGCTGATGGTCGCCGACGGGCCGATCGTGGCGACCTTCCACACCTCAACGCCCCGGTCGAAGATGCTGGCGGCGTTCCAGGGGGTGCTCCAGCCGTTCCTGGAGAAGATCACGGCCCGGATCGCGGTGTCCGCGCTGGCCCGGCGGGTGCAGGTCGAGCACCTGGGCGGGGACGCGGTGGAGATCCCCAACGGGGTGGACGTCGGGTTCTTCGCCGACGCGTCGCCCTTGGACGGCTACCCGCGACCCGGCGGGACGGTCGGGTTCGTCGGCCGGTTCAGCGAGCCGCGCAAGGGGATGCCGGTGCTGCTGGAGGCGTTCCGGGAGTTGCCGCCCGAGGTCCGGCTGCTGGTCGTCGGGCGCGGGGACGAGGACGAGTTCCGCAAGGCCGCGGGGCCGGAGTTGGCGGCGCGGACGGTGTTCCTGGGCATGGTCGACGACGAGACAAAAGCGCGCGCACTGCGCAGCGTCGATGTGTACTGTGCGCCGAACACCGGTGGGGAGAGCTTCGGGATCATCCTGACCGAGGCGATGTCGGCCGGTGCGGCGGTGGTGGCCAGCGACCTGGACGCGTTCCGCCGGGTGCTCGACGACGGCAAGGCGGGCGTGCTGACCCCGGTGGGGGACTCGGCGGCGCTGGCGGCGGCGTTGCGTGAGCTGTTGGCGGACCCGGGTCGGCGGGCGGAGTACGTGGACGCGGCGCGGCAGCGGGTCATGACCTACGACTGGGCCGTGGTGGCCGCGCAGGTGCTGCGGGTGTACGAGAGCGCGATGGCGGCCGACCCGCGGCGGGTGGGCGAGGCGTGA
- a CDS encoding phosphatidylinositol mannoside acyltransferase, giving the protein MKERLADLGYAAGWRLVRLLPERVAVALFDRGADFAAKRGGGGVQQLRANLRRVVPQAGEAELDELVRLSLRSYARYWREAFRLPSMDLAAAFAECDRTISGVENLDAALKAGNGAVAALPHCGNWDMAGVWLVGHAGSFTTVAERLQPESLYQRFIRFRESLGFEVLPLTGGERNPAVVLSERLRANKVVCLLADRDLTAGGVPVTFFGERTLMPAGPAHLAATTGAALLPVGLWFTDGGWSFRIHPPIRVAGTGGVGPATQQLADVFAADIAAHPTDWHMLQKLWLADLPESRQKALQRVLARREGTR; this is encoded by the coding sequence ATGAAGGAGCGGCTGGCCGACCTCGGGTACGCGGCGGGGTGGCGGCTGGTGCGGTTGCTGCCCGAGCGGGTGGCGGTCGCGCTGTTCGACCGGGGTGCCGACTTCGCGGCCAAGCGGGGCGGTGGTGGGGTCCAGCAGTTGCGCGCGAACCTGCGTCGGGTGGTGCCGCAGGCCGGCGAGGCGGAGCTGGACGAGCTGGTCCGGCTGAGCCTGCGGTCCTACGCGCGGTACTGGCGGGAGGCGTTCCGGCTGCCGTCGATGGATCTTGCGGCCGCGTTCGCCGAGTGTGACCGGACGATCAGCGGCGTCGAGAACCTGGACGCGGCGCTCAAGGCGGGCAACGGCGCGGTGGCCGCGCTGCCGCACTGCGGCAACTGGGACATGGCCGGTGTGTGGCTGGTCGGTCACGCCGGCTCGTTCACCACCGTCGCCGAACGGCTCCAGCCCGAGTCGCTCTACCAGCGGTTCATCCGGTTCCGGGAGTCCCTGGGCTTCGAAGTGCTGCCGCTGACCGGCGGCGAGCGCAACCCCGCGGTGGTGCTGTCGGAGCGGCTGCGGGCGAACAAGGTCGTGTGCCTGCTCGCCGACCGCGACCTGACCGCGGGCGGCGTGCCGGTGACGTTCTTCGGCGAACGCACCCTCATGCCCGCCGGCCCCGCCCACCTGGCCGCGACGACCGGCGCCGCGCTGCTCCCGGTCGGGTTGTGGTTCACCGACGGGGGCTGGTCCTTCCGGATCCACCCGCCGATCCGGGTCGCGGGCACCGGTGGTGTCGGTCCGGCGACACAGCAGTTGGCGGACGTGTTCGCCGCGGACATCGCCGCGCACCCCACCGACTGGCACATGCTCCAGAAGCTGTGGCTCGCCGACCTGCCCGAGAGCAGGCAGAAGGCGCTGCAACGGGTGCTGGCCCGCAGGGAGGGCACCCGGTGA
- a CDS encoding DUF4240 domain-containing protein, with protein MITTEDEARFWAFLEESWAGAGPDAAAARRALVERDPEEDDGFDHAAVLEEQVEGVLDRLTELCAELSSAELTALDRVAERKLYEIDRADVHDHTDGSDDGFLYARGFIVVLGREFYEAVARDPRLAVGDAEAEDFCYFFAQLHQERFGDFPETGSGISRESGANRAGWAGAEVPSEV; from the coding sequence ATGATCACCACTGAGGACGAGGCCCGGTTCTGGGCGTTTTTGGAAGAGTCGTGGGCCGGTGCCGGGCCGGATGCGGCGGCGGCGCGGCGCGCGCTGGTCGAGCGCGACCCCGAGGAGGACGACGGGTTCGACCACGCCGCCGTGCTGGAGGAGCAGGTCGAGGGCGTGCTCGACCGGCTGACCGAGCTGTGCGCGGAGTTGTCGAGCGCGGAGCTGACAGCACTGGACCGGGTGGCCGAGCGGAAGCTGTACGAAATCGACCGGGCCGACGTCCACGACCACACAGACGGGTCCGACGACGGCTTCCTCTACGCGCGCGGGTTCATCGTCGTGCTGGGGCGGGAGTTCTACGAGGCGGTCGCGCGCGACCCGCGGTTGGCGGTGGGTGACGCGGAGGCCGAGGACTTCTGCTACTTCTTCGCCCAGTTGCACCAGGAGCGGTTCGGGGACTTCCCGGAGACCGGGTCGGGGATCTCCCGGGAATCCGGCGCGAACCGGGCCGGCTGGGCGGGAGCGGAGGTACCGTCGGAGGTGTGA
- a CDS encoding HIT family protein: MTPRYEEQDGVGVHDALQRLWTPHRLSYVRGEGKAVGDEPEGCPFCRVVELDDADGLILARGERVFAVLNLYPYNPGHLMVLPYRHVPDYTDLTVEETAEFAAFTQQAMRVIRAVASPHGFNIGMNQGVVAGAGIAAHLHQHVVPRWGGDANFMPVIGHTKVLPQLLGETRQLLSEAWHL, encoded by the coding sequence GTGACGCCGCGGTACGAGGAACAGGACGGGGTCGGGGTCCACGACGCACTGCAGCGGCTGTGGACCCCGCACCGCCTCTCCTACGTGCGCGGCGAGGGCAAGGCGGTCGGCGACGAGCCGGAGGGCTGCCCGTTCTGCCGGGTGGTCGAACTGGACGACGCCGACGGCCTGATCCTCGCGCGCGGCGAGCGGGTGTTCGCGGTGCTCAACCTGTACCCGTACAACCCCGGGCACCTGATGGTGCTGCCGTACCGGCACGTCCCGGACTACACGGACCTGACGGTGGAGGAGACGGCCGAGTTCGCCGCGTTCACCCAGCAGGCGATGCGCGTGATCCGGGCCGTGGCTTCGCCGCACGGGTTCAACATCGGCATGAACCAGGGCGTCGTGGCCGGGGCCGGGATCGCGGCGCACCTGCACCAGCACGTGGTGCCCCGCTGGGGCGGCGACGCCAACTTCATGCCGGTGATCGGGCACACCAAGGTGCTGCCGCAGCTGCTGGGCGAAACCCGGCAGTTGTTGTCCGAGGCGTGGCATTTGTGA
- the thrS gene encoding threonine--tRNA ligase, producing the protein MSQSSPAAALAPPRVVVPAGTTAGTAVREAGLPGKGPDAIVVVRDAEGHLRDLSWAPEVDVEVEAVAADTPEGRSVIRHSAAHVLAQAVQQQFPEAKLGIGPPVKDGFYYDFQVDKPFTPEDLQALEKRMKQIIKGAQRFDRRVVESVDAAKAELANEPFKLELVDIKSDVDTAEVMEVGGGELTIYDNLDPRSGERVWGDLCRGPHVPTTKHIPAFKLTRVAAAYWRGNENNPQLQRIYGTAWESQEALDAYLELLAEAERRDHRKLGVELDLFSFPDELGSGLAVFHPKGGIIRRELENYSRRRHEESDYEFVNTPHISKSGLFHTSGHLPYYADTMFPPIEFEGEDYYLKAMNCPMHNLIFRSRGRSYRELPLRLFEFGTVYRYEKSGVVHGLTRVRGLTMDDSHIYCTKEQMPGELRSLLKFVLDLLADYGLTDFYLELSTRDDSPKFIGDPQEWEDATESLRQAALDSGLELVPDPGGAAFYGPKISVQAKDAIGRSWQMSTIQLDFNQPKRFELEYTAPDGSRQRPIMIHRALFGSIERFFGVLTEHYAGAFPAWLAPVQVVGIPIADEHVPHLEQVAAALKAQGIRVEVDASDDRMQKKIRNHTTQKVPFMLLAGAKDVENGAVSFRFRDGTQINGVPVARAVETIVDWVARRENASPTADLVQ; encoded by the coding sequence GTGTCCCAGTCGAGCCCCGCAGCCGCTCTCGCCCCACCGCGCGTGGTGGTGCCGGCCGGGACCACTGCGGGCACGGCCGTCCGGGAAGCCGGGCTGCCGGGCAAGGGCCCCGACGCGATCGTCGTCGTCCGCGACGCCGAGGGCCACCTGCGCGACCTGTCGTGGGCGCCGGAGGTGGACGTCGAGGTCGAGGCGGTCGCCGCCGACACGCCCGAGGGCCGCAGCGTGATCCGGCACTCCGCCGCGCACGTCCTCGCCCAGGCCGTCCAGCAGCAGTTCCCCGAGGCCAAGCTGGGCATCGGCCCGCCGGTCAAGGACGGCTTCTACTACGACTTCCAGGTCGACAAGCCCTTCACGCCCGAGGACCTGCAGGCGCTGGAGAAGCGCATGAAGCAGATCATCAAGGGCGCGCAGCGGTTCGACCGGCGGGTCGTGGAGTCCGTCGACGCCGCCAAGGCAGAGCTCGCGAACGAGCCGTTCAAGCTGGAGCTCGTCGACATCAAGAGCGATGTGGACACCGCCGAGGTCATGGAGGTCGGCGGCGGCGAGCTGACCATCTACGACAACCTCGACCCGCGCTCGGGCGAGCGGGTGTGGGGCGACCTGTGCCGCGGCCCGCACGTGCCCACGACCAAGCACATCCCGGCGTTCAAGCTCACCCGCGTGGCCGCCGCGTACTGGCGCGGCAACGAGAACAACCCGCAGCTGCAGCGCATCTACGGCACGGCGTGGGAGTCCCAGGAGGCGCTGGACGCCTACCTGGAGCTGCTGGCCGAGGCCGAGCGCCGCGACCACCGCAAGCTCGGCGTCGAGCTGGACCTGTTCAGCTTCCCCGACGAGCTCGGCTCGGGCCTCGCGGTGTTCCACCCCAAGGGCGGCATCATCCGCCGGGAGCTGGAGAACTACTCGCGCCGCCGGCACGAGGAGTCCGACTACGAGTTCGTGAACACGCCGCACATCAGCAAGAGCGGCCTGTTCCACACCTCCGGGCACCTGCCGTACTACGCGGACACCATGTTCCCGCCCATCGAGTTCGAGGGCGAGGACTACTACCTCAAGGCCATGAACTGCCCGATGCACAACCTGATCTTCAGGTCGCGCGGGCGGTCCTACCGCGAGCTGCCGCTGCGGCTGTTCGAGTTCGGCACGGTCTACCGGTACGAGAAGTCCGGCGTGGTGCACGGCCTCACCCGCGTGCGCGGCCTGACGATGGACGACTCCCACATCTACTGCACCAAGGAGCAGATGCCGGGCGAGCTGCGGTCGCTGCTCAAGTTCGTCCTCGACCTGCTCGCCGACTACGGCCTGACGGACTTCTACCTGGAACTGTCCACCCGGGACGACTCGCCGAAGTTCATCGGCGACCCGCAGGAGTGGGAGGACGCCACCGAGTCGCTGCGGCAGGCGGCCCTGGACTCCGGGCTGGAACTGGTCCCCGACCCGGGCGGCGCCGCGTTCTACGGGCCGAAGATCTCGGTGCAGGCCAAGGACGCCATCGGCCGGTCGTGGCAGATGTCGACCATCCAGCTGGACTTCAACCAGCCCAAGCGGTTCGAGCTGGAGTACACCGCGCCGGACGGCTCGCGGCAGCGGCCCATCATGATCCACCGGGCGCTGTTCGGGTCCATCGAGCGGTTCTTCGGCGTGCTGACCGAGCACTACGCGGGCGCGTTCCCGGCGTGGCTGGCCCCGGTGCAGGTGGTCGGCATCCCGATCGCCGACGAGCACGTCCCGCACCTGGAGCAGGTGGCGGCGGCGTTGAAGGCGCAGGGCATCCGCGTCGAAGTGGACGCCTCCGACGACCGCATGCAGAAGAAGATCCGCAACCACACCACGCAGAAGGTGCCGTTCATGCTGCTGGCCGGCGCCAAGGACGTGGAGAACGGCGCGGTGTCGTTCCGGTTCCGCGACGGCACGCAGATCAACGGCGTGCCGGTGGCGCGGGCCGTGGAGACCATCGTGGACTGGGTGGCGCGGCGCGAGAACGCCTCGCCCACGGCGGACCTGGTCCAGTGA
- a CDS encoding PH domain-containing protein, whose protein sequence is MIDFEKASVFKLAPCKPEDIAGQVSPILIQGEQIVSCFKTVRDFVVFTNKRVIAVNVQGMTGRKKDFTSLPYSRVQAFSIETAGTFDMDAELDLWFSGLGKVRLEFRGHADVRLLGQMIATFVL, encoded by the coding sequence GTGATCGACTTCGAGAAGGCGTCGGTGTTCAAGCTCGCCCCGTGCAAGCCCGAGGACATCGCGGGCCAGGTGTCCCCGATCCTCATCCAGGGCGAGCAGATCGTGTCGTGCTTCAAGACGGTGCGCGACTTCGTGGTGTTCACGAACAAGCGCGTGATCGCCGTGAACGTGCAGGGCATGACGGGGCGGAAGAAGGACTTCACGTCCCTGCCCTACAGCCGCGTGCAGGCGTTCTCCATCGAGACGGCGGGCACGTTCGACATGGACGCCGAACTGGACCTGTGGTTCTCCGGCCTGGGCAAGGTGCGCCTGGAGTTCCGCGGGCACGCCGACGTGCGCCTGCTGGGCCAGATGATCGCCACCTTCGTCCTCTGA
- a CDS encoding helix-turn-helix domain-containing protein, protein MTAPERSRLARERLSRELRRLRTEAKMTGTATARATGMSQSKLSKIENGMLLPSVTDVERLVAELSATRETRLELVELARQLHAEAETRRVVLHRGAHRHQQTVARIEARATTSRFFQNAGVPALLQSENYLRVVLSATPAHEQETAVATLRSRRARMDDLGKRFVFLLAEAALRWRMGSADLMCEQIDHLRGLMRRPNVQLGVVPWTADVNTVALHGFQVYDERVVTLSVLTGNATITDPHDVREYLTLFNRLERLAMRGEQLEDLLDSIATDHRKLG, encoded by the coding sequence ATGACCGCACCTGAGCGTTCGCGGCTGGCCCGAGAACGGCTCTCGCGCGAGTTACGCAGGCTGCGCACGGAGGCCAAGATGACCGGCACGGCCACCGCGCGGGCGACCGGGATGAGCCAGTCCAAGCTGTCCAAGATCGAGAACGGCATGCTCCTCCCGTCCGTGACCGACGTGGAGCGCCTGGTCGCCGAGCTGTCGGCGACCCGCGAGACCAGGCTCGAACTGGTGGAGCTGGCCCGCCAGCTGCACGCCGAAGCCGAGACGAGGAGGGTCGTCCTCCACCGAGGCGCCCACCGCCACCAGCAGACGGTGGCCCGCATCGAGGCCCGAGCGACCACGAGCCGCTTCTTCCAGAACGCCGGCGTACCCGCGCTGCTGCAGAGCGAGAACTACCTGAGGGTGGTCCTGTCGGCGACCCCGGCACACGAGCAGGAGACCGCCGTGGCGACCCTGAGGAGTCGCCGGGCGAGGATGGACGACCTGGGCAAGCGCTTCGTGTTCCTGCTGGCCGAGGCGGCGCTGCGGTGGCGGATGGGGTCGGCGGACCTGATGTGCGAGCAGATCGACCACCTGCGGGGCCTGATGCGGCGGCCGAACGTGCAGCTGGGGGTCGTGCCGTGGACTGCGGACGTCAACACGGTCGCTCTGCACGGGTTCCAGGTGTACGACGAGCGGGTCGTGACGTTGAGCGTGTTGACGGGGAACGCGACCATCACGGACCCGCACGACGTGCGCGAGTACTTGACGCTGTTCAACCGGCTGGAGCGGTTGGCCATGCGGGGGGAGCAGCTGGAGGACCTGCTGGACTCGATCGCGACGGACCACCGCAAGCTGGGCTGA
- a CDS encoding NUDIX hydrolase has protein sequence MTSSGVAWTFLVLLGVVVLVGPWVLGTANRLDRLHVRTDAAWAALDAALARRAVVTRAVAVVCGTDELRAAADRAERAGRADRETAENELSALLDGLDRSVLAPALAAELADAEQRVVLARRVHNDAVRDTLALRQWRLVRWLRLAGTAPTPSYFEIAEPEHDVPTQRVSARVVLADRDGRVLLFEGFDPARPDELFWFTVGGGVEPGEELPAAAVREVFEETGLEVSADDLVGPVWKRRAVFSFDGLSYAAEEWFFVCRIETADVVDTSRFNALEQQTITRHRWWSVDELRATDDTVYPVQLAELLPEVLDGAPGGGAPGGAPSGGAPSGGAARNGWDGITRSVR, from the coding sequence GTGACCAGTTCCGGCGTGGCGTGGACGTTCCTGGTGTTGTTGGGAGTCGTGGTCCTGGTCGGGCCGTGGGTGTTGGGCACGGCGAACCGGTTGGACCGGCTGCACGTGCGCACCGACGCGGCGTGGGCGGCGTTGGACGCGGCGTTGGCGCGGCGGGCCGTGGTGACGCGGGCCGTTGCGGTGGTGTGCGGGACTGACGAGTTGCGGGCGGCGGCTGATCGGGCCGAGCGGGCCGGGCGGGCGGATCGCGAGACGGCCGAGAACGAGCTGAGCGCGCTGCTGGACGGGTTGGACCGGTCCGTGCTCGCGCCGGCGTTGGCGGCGGAGTTGGCCGACGCCGAGCAGCGGGTGGTGTTGGCGCGGCGCGTGCACAACGACGCCGTGCGGGACACGTTGGCGTTGCGGCAGTGGCGGCTGGTCCGGTGGCTGCGTCTGGCGGGGACCGCGCCGACGCCGTCGTACTTCGAGATCGCCGAGCCCGAGCACGACGTGCCGACCCAGCGCGTGTCGGCCCGGGTGGTGCTCGCCGACCGGGACGGGCGGGTGCTGCTGTTCGAGGGCTTCGACCCCGCGCGGCCGGACGAGCTGTTCTGGTTCACCGTGGGCGGTGGGGTCGAGCCGGGGGAGGAGCTGCCGGCCGCCGCCGTGCGCGAGGTGTTCGAGGAGACCGGGCTGGAGGTGTCGGCGGACGACCTCGTCGGGCCGGTGTGGAAGCGGCGGGCGGTGTTCAGCTTCGACGGGTTGAGCTACGCGGCCGAGGAGTGGTTCTTCGTGTGCCGGATCGAGACGGCGGACGTCGTGGACACCTCGCGGTTCAACGCGCTCGAGCAGCAGACCATCACCCGGCACCGGTGGTGGTCGGTGGACGAGCTGCGGGCGACCGACGACACCGTGTACCCGGTGCAGCTGGCCGAGCTGCTGCCGGAGGTGTTGGACGGTGCGCCGGGTGGTGGTGCGCCGGGTGGTGCCCCCAGCGGTGGTGCCCCGAGCGGTGGTGCTGCGAGGAACGGCTGGGACGGGATCACGCGCTCAGTCCGCTGA
- a CDS encoding aldo/keto reductase, translating into MTRIPTRQLGDLVVSAQGLGCMGMSHGYGASDDDQSVATVRRALDLGVTMLDTADFYGSGHNEELVGRAIAGRRDEVVVATKFGFANRLGEPTVIRGDAFHVRRACEDSLRRLGVEHIDLYYLHRVDPAVPIEETVSAMSELVRLGKVRHLGLSEASAATIRRAHAVHPISALQSEWSLWTRDVEAEVVPVCRELGIGLVPFSPLGRGFLTGRYRSADSFALGDVRRSQPRFAEGNLARNLAVVGVLEELAASKGITAGQLALAWVQHRGADVVPIPGTRRQRNLEENLAALTVELSADDLVVLDGAAAQVAGARYDETSLTFVNG; encoded by the coding sequence ATGACGCGCATTCCCACTCGACAGCTCGGCGACCTCGTCGTTTCCGCCCAGGGACTCGGGTGCATGGGCATGAGCCACGGCTACGGCGCCAGCGACGACGACCAGTCGGTGGCGACGGTGCGCCGTGCGCTCGACCTGGGCGTGACGATGCTGGACACCGCCGACTTCTACGGGTCCGGGCACAACGAGGAGCTGGTCGGACGGGCCATCGCCGGGCGGCGGGACGAGGTGGTGGTGGCCACGAAGTTCGGCTTCGCCAACCGGCTCGGTGAGCCGACCGTCATCCGCGGGGACGCCTTCCACGTGCGGCGGGCGTGCGAGGACTCGTTGCGGCGGTTGGGGGTCGAGCACATCGACCTGTACTACCTGCACCGGGTGGACCCGGCGGTGCCGATCGAGGAGACCGTGTCGGCGATGTCCGAGCTGGTCCGGCTGGGCAAGGTGCGGCACCTCGGGTTGTCGGAGGCGAGCGCGGCGACGATCCGGCGGGCGCACGCGGTGCACCCGATCTCGGCGTTGCAGAGCGAGTGGTCGTTGTGGACCCGGGACGTGGAGGCGGAGGTCGTGCCGGTGTGCCGGGAGCTGGGGATCGGCCTGGTGCCGTTCTCGCCGCTGGGGCGGGGGTTCCTGACCGGGCGGTACCGGTCGGCCGACTCGTTCGCTCTCGGTGACGTGCGGCGGAGCCAGCCCCGGTTCGCCGAGGGCAACCTGGCGCGGAACCTGGCGGTGGTCGGTGTGCTGGAGGAACTGGCTGCTTCGAAGGGGATCACCGCAGGTCAGCTGGCGTTGGCGTGGGTGCAGCACCGGGGCGCGGACGTGGTGCCGATCCCGGGCACGCGGCGGCAGCGCAACCTGGAGGAGAACCTGGCGGCGCTGACCGTGGAGCTGTCGGCGGACGACCTGGTGGTGCTCGACGGGGCCGCCGCCCAGGTCGCCGGCGCCCGCTACGACGAAACGAGCCTCACCTTCGTCAACGGCTGA